The Silene latifolia isolate original U9 population chromosome X, ASM4854445v1, whole genome shotgun sequence genome contains the following window.
gagtagcctagatactcgatcgagtgggttagagatcagaaggtctgtttgggtctggagtttgggtactcgatcgagtacgtggggcactcgatcgagtagcccgttactcgatcgagtgggtttggatactcgatcgagtaggttcttggcagcgcgttttcgtgttttgaggtttagtacgcgtgtttatgtttatccctttcttatatagcttcaagatgccgcccaagagaaatgctttgtacgcgagagcggagcttatgactacggatgacatcgttaagatgttggaacatcGGGACGCTCTTCGAGACcacgaagagagtgaatgaggacaaggataagagtaaggagaaggaggttgaccatgctaaagtcagtctctatattgcgaggtttaacccgaaggagtacaagggagttgaggagcctaaccatcttgatagttggtgaggagatggagaacatactagatttagttcatttgtcgatgagatgagagtggatcagctgcattctatccgagggaggcggtggcaaatggtgggattcggtgaaagtgagtgccaaggagatatataccaaccaagggttacctgctataccttgggaggagtttcgtaggaaatttgtgaggaaggagttcgtacgaaCATGtgagaagtaagttgagagaggagttcgacaagtttaagatgaatTTGAGATGTACGTGGTTTGAGTACTACGGgcgagttcaatgagaaatctagatatccgaggatatgggtttaagtgaggagaatcggctttgaggtttgagagagggctaaccacgaagattatggataagttacccgtgggagtccttgcgatgtgaaggaagcatatgagaggggggagagtgagagactagtggagatggctcgggagaggtcgggtggagagaagaggaagtccgagagcgagggtggtggccaatctaatttcaagaaaggcaaccacaatcaatctaaaggattttcttctgggtccgggtttagtctttggaacttcctttgggcgaggtcgtgggagtgtgagcaacagtgggagtgactgctttggttgtggtggcataggccacaagagacatgagtgcacgagcgcacgGGATCTTTTCGGAGACTGCACGAGAGCTTTGCGAGCAATGACcaggtggatcatggccaaaccgggaggtcgagctaccagagtggaggcaaccgcaacggcggtaattcttatcagaagacaccgatgaacaacaacaacaatcaagggtcgggtgataagccgaccgcatcgcctaatcttgtccagggaggtgggcggaagaccgtggcaagttgttcatgatggacaagaaggcggtgaggaggatgcgcacgttatcaccggtacattccttgttaatggtattcctacgtttgttttgtttgattcgggggcttctcggtcgtttgtgtcttcgagtcatgtaaaacagttgggtttgagagtatatgagtctgttagggaacaagttttcataccttcaggtgagtctatatcgtgtgggagattgtttagagatgtatctttgatagttgggcaagtcgatttccctgtagacttgctagagtttccttttaatggttttgagatgatagttgggatggattggttaggaaagtataaggctaagatagactgtcatcaaaagaaagtgtccctaagaggtcctaagggtgtaagtgtgtcttaccgtgggtttctagtcaaacccaaagttaagttgattgtttgtcactttgaagtcgtatacgaggaagggatgtcctcgattttgtgccatgtgagagatgaccggatagagagcccgtgattgatgagataccagtggtgggagagtttgcagatgtctttccgagaggagattcggggttgccaccgaagaggagatagatttcaccgttgagttgaagccggaagggccaatctctaaggcaccgtaccgtatgggtcctaaggagatggaggaacttaggagacagttggatgatttgatagagaagggatacattagaccaagtgtatcgccttggggagcaccgattactgttcgtgaagaagaaagatgggagtttgaggtgtgcatagattaccgagagtgaaccgtgtgacgataaagaacaagtatcctttgccaaggatagatgacttgtttgatcagttgagtggtgcaacggtcttttctaagattgatttgaggtcggggtaccatcaggtgaagattagagatgtggacataccaaGAAActgctttcacgtcaaggtatggccattatgagtatgtggtgatgccatttgggttgtctaatgcgccggctgtgtttatggatttgatgaataggatcttcagacagttcttggatcagtttgtagtagtgtttatcgatgacatcttggtctactctaagactaaggaggagcatgaggagcatcggaggatcgtgttgcagactttgagggatcatgagttgtatgctaagctgtccaagtgtgagttcggttGGAGAAAATTGCCTTtacggggcatgtaatctctaaagatggggtaggctgtggatccggcgaagattgaggcggtgacaaagtgggaagcaccaaagaatgttctttgaggtgaggagtttcttgggtttatttggatactacgggcggttcgtgaaggatttctccaagatagctagaccgatgacggcgttgatgaggaaagaaaacaggtttcgttgggatgagagttgtgagacggcgttccaaaccttaaaggagcgtttgaccacggctctgtcttggcattactgaagggagcgagaatttcgaggtctatcggatgcctcgaagaatgggttgggatgtgtgttgatgcagaatggtaaagtgattgcctatgcttctaggcgattgaagccttatgaggagaactaccctactcatgatccggagttgggtgcggtggtgtttgctctcaagatttggaggcactacctttatggagcaatctttaaggtattttatgatcacaagagtctcaagtacatcttcacgcagaaggagttgaacatgagacagaggaggtggatggagttgattggtgattatgacatggaaatcatctaccatgaagggaaggccaatgttgttgttgatgctttgagtagaaagagtgtacattccttgtgtacagctctatctttgatgaggtgaggatgaggtagcgagctttgggattcatatgatgcgagaaaggggatgctatgggtgatatgacaagtacacatggagttttatgatgatattcgggataagcgggctttggatcctaagatagtggagtggagagctggagtagagaaagggacggtgtcccggttttccattcatacgagacggtagcttgaggtttgatggtaggtggtgtgttcctaatgatgaggagttgaaaaagacaatcatgatgaagcacattgcacaccatattcggtgcatccgggtggagacaagctttacaaagatttgaagaaaacgttttggtggcatgggatgaagaaagagacaatttgagtttgtgtccgttgtttgacatgccgagagagttaaaggggaagcagagaagaccacaaggtaaggttcggtCTTTGGAGGTgcacgagtggaagtgggagtccatttccatggatttcattgtgggtttgccgaagagtcaacaaggtaacaacatgatttgggtgatagtggatcgtcgaccaagtcggctcactttgttcaatgaaagatacatggactaaggcacaactggctatggcctatcgaaagaacgtgcttaagttacatggagtccctaaggacatagtgtccgcacagatgcgaggtttatatcaaggttttggaaggagttgcaggaatcgttgggaacagcctttgaagatgagtacaagaCATTTCATCCCGTGACAGGGCAgatgagagaacaatcaagactcttgaggatatgttgcgagcttgtgtgatggattttggtggtagctgggagcggaggttggacttgatagagttttcttacaacaacagctatcacactcgtattggtatggcaccgtttgaggctttgtatgggaggagatgtaggagtccgatctgttgggacgatagtctttgaggcaaagtggttttaggaccagagatggtacatgagatggtggagcagtTAAGATGATCGAGAGAACGTATGAGAGCAGCCCGGGATCGACGgaagagttatgcgagatctacatcgtcgggacatagagtttcgggttggggacaaggttcttctgaaggtgtctcctatgcgtggggttatgaggtttgggaagaaaggcaagctaagtcagaagtttatagggccttatgagatcttagagcgagttggggaagtggcttatcgtttggctttaccggctgcattggagagagtgcataacgtgtttcatgtatcgcagtgcgaagtatgtgagtgacccgtcacatgtgttggaggcgagAGAGCTTAGAtttggatgagtctttatcatatccgGAGGTACCTAAgcggatcctagaccgaaaggttagaaagactaggggtggtgagacggttcgcttaagatcctttggtctaaccacgagtctgaggaagctacatgggaggcagaggatatcatgaaagagcgttaccctttcctttttgatcaggtatgtatggttacggggacgtaaccttgtttcttttaggggggtaggagatgatcacgagcagtttctaagagttttatacacctttttatatgttgtgtcggtaggttgtcgggatgagttgggtaagtagCGTGCTTTagattgagttttgttttggttgttgagtcgggaatgttttggagtacctttgttttagtagtggtttgaacttcggggacgaagttccttttaaggagggaagactgtaatactccgtatttatatgtcttggggtactctatcgagtagcccttactctgtcaagtatgggcaagttgcgaaataaaatagtttcgactgttgggcactcgatcgagtagctggggcactcgatcgagtaggggggtactcgatcgagtgtccggtttacggggagtttttcgcgggttttgttaattatgcgattagggtatttaaacataatcgtcgttgttttaattcacttttaccaaaacctaaaacctgtttaagagagaaagcgatcgagtcatcttcctaatcgcatccttaacaattccggagttcaGGACGGTCggttcgtgtcgtagttcgtgtcgttggattccttgcgtcgagggtaagcttctaatataatttatataatgttttgctaggtttggttaaaccctaatttaggatttgggggttttatgaatagtaagtaattggtagtctttatgtgttatatgttaggaggagaattcgtagaagaggcgttttgagacagctgtagataccgtctgcgtgttgtgctttccggtaggatttctactcggtattagtcccataatgggatattggtgatgtgctgtaattagtggtttgatatgatgattgtgattgtgattgtgattgtgattgtgattgtgattggtttctatggctctcgagatgcgttctcggctgagtggggtcacttgcgggagtgatctcacgccctagtttcgcccttcgtggaacccgccaagaaaggggatgtgcacattaatggacagggttatcgctcgtacgatgagcggggcttaggtgggaacggctgcggtcccccatggcggtcCAGTGTggacgatcggtattgagatgatgggagttggcggtgtgtgtgtgtgtgtgtgtgattcggttaattttgtctgtttgtcttattgttgttatctatattgattgtgtgattagtgaccgaccggtgttgttttgtaaaactgcggtgatccattcggggatggtgagcagatattgaacaggtatagagatgatactgggatagctgggatggccacgacatgacgatagagtcttccgctgtagtttagtatttatttacatttcagttgaggacagatagtttggaataatgtattgtactttcagtttggtttcgaggattgtacttattcattaaattacttataataaatgttgtttctgttttgtctatttgattatcatgcctcgggcaaccgagatggtgatgtcttcatacctgagtggtcctggtaaggcactcggagtatgggggtgttacactaatgCCACTTTTCCCTTGAAAAAATCCAGAGAGCTCTCCATTGATTTTGAGAGAGTACCAAGGAGTTTGAATGCAACCAAGCACCCAGTCTATGAATTGCTGAGGGAAACCCAATCCAGAAAGCATATTAGCAATAAAAGACCATTGAAGGGAATCAAAGGCCTTCCTAATGTCCACCTTGATCATGCAGCGAGGGGAAATATGAGCCCTATTGTAACCTTTGACCAAAGTTTGAGATAGCATAATGTTCTCAAAAATGCTTCTTCCTTTAATAAAGGCTGCTTGTTCAGCACCAACAATGGAAGGAAGAATACTTTGAAGCCTGTTAGCAAGAATCTTACTCACTGTCTTATAGAAAACAGTGCAGCAAGATATAGGCCTATAATCAGTGACAGCATTAGGTATGGCCTTCTTAGGGATAAGAGAAATAACAGTTGAGTTAGCCTGTTTAGACATCCTGCCGGAAGAAAAAACTGGTTCATGACTTTGCAAAAATCCTTGGCAATAATGTTCCAGGCAGATTTAAAGAACCCAGCTGAGAAACCATCAATTCCAGGACTACTATTAGAGTCCATACTAAAGAGAGCATCTCTTATTTCAGCAGGAGAGATCTCCCTAACCAAGGAGTGACTATCTGAAGAATTAATCACAGCTCCAGAAGAGATAAAATCAGTATCTAAGGGGATGGTAGTAGAGCTGTGCCCCAGCAGGTCCTGGTAATACTGATTAAAAGCAGCACTAACAGAAGAAAAACCCATATGAAGCTTGCCATGGTGATCATGAATGCCACCAATAACCTGCTGATGAGTTCTCTCAGAAATCTTAGCAAAAAAATATTTAGAACTACAATCAGGGTCCTGGATATCCCTAATTTTTGCTCTTTGAGAAAGGATTGAGAGCTCATGTTCTTTTAGCTTGGTATACTCAGCAATTAAGAGCCTTTCCTCCTGAATAAGACTATCAGAGTAAGGATTTGAAACAAGAGAGTGTTGACACTCCACCAAAGCATCTTTAGCAGACTGAACTCTTTGAGATATATTACTTAAATGCTGCTTATGAAAGTGGATAAGAGCATGCTTGACACTTTTTAACTTCTGAAAGAAGCAGTACATAGGACTGCCCTGCAAAGGAGTTTCCCAAGCTGCCTTTACAGTTTGTAAATAATCAGGATGCCCAGCCCAACTATTGAGAAAACTAAACCTCTTAGCAACCTTTTTTTCATAAGAAACATGGACTAAAACAAGAGAGTGGTCAGATATACCAGACTCCTGGAAATGACCAAAAGCATTGGGGAAGGAAGAAATGAAGCCAGGATTTGCTAGGACCCTGTCCAGCTTAGACCAAACCCTAGTCCCAGAATCCTGCTTATTAGTCCATGTCATATCAACCCTAATGCAAGTGAGATCATCAAGATTACAGGAAGCAAGACAATCATTGAAGTCAAGCATATCCTGAAGCACAGGAGGAGTGTTACTTAACTTCTCAGAAGGAGTTCTCACCACATTAAAATCACCAAGTACCAACCAAGGTTCTGCAGTGGAACCAGCAACAAGACTAGTCCATAGTCTATGCCTATCCAGAGGATCATTACACCCATAGACAATGCTCAAATGGAAAGTAGAGCAAGACTCATGATGGTTCACCTTAAAGTGAATAATCTGATCAGCAACAGTATTACGAAGCATAGTAACAGTACTAGGGTTAAAAAAACCCAAATTCTCCCATTATAATGGTGAGAATAATTGCAAACCACATGCCAATTACTAAACTTCTTTTTAATGATTTTAGAAGCTTTATGCTCCTTAACCCTGGTTTCTAAGAGAGCCATAATATCAAGCTTATTAACCACTAAGTAATCTTTAACTTCACTATGTTTTAAAGGACAGTTGAACCCTCTTATATTCCAGGAAGCTATCTTCATTGTGATTTATCAGGAGGGACAACAATCTTACCATCCAACACAGCACATCCTGAGTGCAACTCAGAAGAAGGATCAGAAGAGGAAGGCATTCCCACTGGAGATCTCTGACCTAGCAAAGAGCATCCTGAGTCTACATTCTCCAGAATGGATGCCATACCAATTTTGACCCCTTCAGAAGTAGCACCTAGTACCAAATCAGTCTCAGAAATAATATCAACAGCCTCTAGTATCTCTCCTGGTTCCAAAACCTAATACTTATTAGCAAGAGGAACTGAACCATTCAGAAAAGAAGAAATTTCTGCAGTTTCCTGCAAATCTTCTCCAGGAACTTCAGTAAAAGCACCATCAAGGAAAGGGTCAGCATCATAAGATTGTGTAACCTCATTCAGCTGCTCCTCAACCACAATGGGATCAGTCTCAGGTGGAACAGTAGCCAGCACAGGCTTTGTGCTTTGAGAAGCAGTCTCAGAAGGTTTATTCCACTTACAAGTAGCAATTTTATGCCCCATTTTGCCACAACCAGTACAGTAAAAAGGAACCCACTCATACACTACCTTCTGGGAAATTTGTCCCAAAAAAGGAGTATTAATGACAACAGTGTCGACAAACTCACTGGAGACATCAATTTCCACCAGAACACGAGCAAACGAAAGCTTTTCCTTATTAGTAGTTGCAGGGTCCGCAAAAAGAGGCTTTCCTATCTTACTAGCAATCTTACTAAGAACAATTTCAGACCACAAGTAAGGATCCAAACCCGGAAAAAGGATCCAAACAGGGACTTTTGCAACCCTTTCCATATCACCAGAAAAATTAGGAGTCCATTATTTAAGAATCAGAGAATTCCCACCTATCATCCAAGGTCCTAGCCTCAGAACTTTGTTCATATCCTCCAAAGAAGAGAATCTGAAAGAAAACCACCCTTTTTTGTAATATTGAACTACAGGATTAGCAATTTTTGCCCAATGTTTCGAGACAAAATCCTGGACAACTTTTAGAGTAGGTTTTGCCCCAATTATGTGACCCATTAAAGTGAATTCCCAAATCTTAAGCTCTTCCACAAAATCAGTTTCATCAATCTCAATTTCTGAAGCAACAGCACTATTTTGACAGAAATGTAAGCTCATACCCAAATTCTGAGGAGCTTTAACCACATGAGACCAAGTTTTTGCAAAATTTTTACCCCCTACATCAGGAACAACTGAACCAGActtcaaagaagcagacggaatCACAGAAGTAACCACTATTGGACTTAGACTCACTGAATTGTCAACTATCGTAGATGGAACAACAGTCGTAGGATCACCCGAAGATGAACTAGGGTTTGTCGCAATTACAGTAGTTGACAAAGGAACAACATTAACAGAAGGAAGCTTAGATgaatgacacgtctgtcgcgtacctgtcaaaaataaacctaacggtctcaactaaaaatgtagtagaggcagtcgagtatcgaatccacagggaggtaatgcaactacagctatctatttctaatcctatggtaacaattggggttgattgaatttttggttctaactacggagttgaaggaagagaaataaagagaagagcagataagcaggaaaatgatttaaaactatcaataagagggggacatgtcgggaactcggttcactacggtagtacaacaacttagcaAAGTAAATGACTCGGGCatttaactaatgcgagacggatattagaaggtcctttcggtccacttcccaccctaaaataccactaacttaactttcgtcctcattagggtagtctactgtttatagcaggcctatttagtccaatctttcgatccaggaataattgtagccagattaatgggtgacatagaagcgtgcactcaactaggtcgagaattacagttatattgctatagtgacagagtctcttatgtcaattcgcctaattcattcactacgtcgtcattattctaccgcagatcccctaatcccaacatgaaggggtttagctactcatattcgtaattaatctaacagcaaacaagattccagcagaagacatgacgagataataataaaattcaataatgtaaattagggcagaaagaatgataacaataacaagaaaacaaagcaacaaaaggttaattattattaagagaagaaaggagattacaatctaagcgattccggcgtaaagaacaaccgattccgagtgaaataatcccaaaatGCAAGTAACAGTAGTAGGAGAAAAGTAACGTAGGGAAAGGAACAGTAGGTTTCTAATGTAAAACTTAGAGAGTAAAAAGGATAGTAAAAAGGGAATAGTAAGAATGCcccctaataacctagtaaaacataggttaaatagccaaaacccctaagggtttatgcggaaatataaaacacggactgattaaagcccaatatgtcgaaaacctctcgatcgagtaggcaagactactcgatcgaccaatgtctcagcagaagtccctcgatcgagcaacaatcaactcgatcgaggacttggtcatgtgcatcctactcgatcgaggaaggaacctctcgatcgagcctcagagagcctaggaacccttcgatcgaccaccaaacagctcgatagaccacttggatcttcaattcagctcacgtcttcacccaaatgcctcgtgaTGCATGCCACGATGCTTCCAAGTGCGGTACTCTACTCTGGGACaactccgtctcctctaaatgcatgcaaaaaggacgaaaaggagcatggttccaccacttccgcgatcattcctataaaaaggacaaaatacaccaaagtagccaattcggggcaaaatactataaaaatagtagagaaatgcatagaaatacgtgctgaaataggctaaaaagaccatacattaggcacgtatcaaatctccccaaaccgaacctttactcgccctcgagtaaactcaaaacaaaactaatggaacggaaatgataactcagagctagcttaacttgtctacttgaaccaatttaatgcaacagaaatcaacagttaaagctaggcagtcaatacgcaaacgaattataagctgttcagaaataaagctgacctatcgaccttgcaagaccaacaaaaccggactctcacgtggtcactcttctctcatgaagcaaagggcaaatgtaatatgtaaaagagagaagaaaagacagtcactcgcctaactgcgacctacatagcatgcatgcaacaaaaatgaaagacaattcaagtactaatgcacacactccaaccaaataatgtccgtcacagccgaggatttgcaattaatatgggaatagttaggttcaggtgagaaaaggcaaaacaagttatggaaatgtggaggtaaaagcgtcaagctagttcctaacaggaccataataaaccatccggatctcaaactgactgaaagactaacacaggtgcccttcacttggcacaaaactcactagactaaaagcacaatctcctcaaaaaaatatagaataagagtggaggagctagacggtcacaaagttcccttttttaaacaccgtctgagacaactaactggaacaaccaaccctcttgtcgattgtacatcttcgaacatcttctcaactctgacaaaagggtccaactttttcacaacttttttttttctttcttttctttttgtacgtgaatctcatcatgttttttttttcaattttcttttccttttttttttcttttctttcacgtttctctgttttttttttctttttttttttttctcaatactttttttttttcttcctccttccttaatacaaacaccaactccaaacgggaattacggaccaaactgcaacggaaaacataccacaaaaggacagactaactagcttgactaggcaggcttagtttggaatgtggctaatgggtcaaaaaggcaagttttggtcaaagtggagctaaatgggtgaaagatgtaagaaaagggaaattgcaagaccctccctgcatgtgacaccaaccgcagacccgaatgtgtgcatttgacgagaaattgaatgtcataattgtgcaaatgagacgaacatgctatgcaaggagtactactctcaaaattcctaatgaactggtcatgaatggcaccagttatagctctaaaactcagaatttttaagtagtttgccagtttattaggtcaagtctaaacagtcagctattatttgaacagaaattcgtagactatgcgtattgacaaagctaaaaaccatcaataaagtgc
Protein-coding sequences here:
- the LOC141617678 gene encoding uncharacterized protein LOC141617678, producing MERVAKVPVWILFPGLDPYLWSEIVLSKIASKIGKPLFADPATTNKEKLSFARVLVEIDVSSEFVDTVVINTPFLGQISQKVVYEWVPFYCTGCGKMGHKIATCKWNKPSETASQSTKPVLATVPPETDPIVVEEQLNEVTQSYDADPFLDGAFTEVPGEDLQETAEISSFLNGEILEAVDIISETDLVLGATSEGVKIGMASILENVDSGCSLLGQRSPVGMPSSSDPSSELHSGCAVLDETRVKEHKASKIIKKKFSNWHVIIHFKVNHHESCSTFHLSIVYGCNDPLDRHRLWTSLVAGSTAEPWLVLGDFNVVRTPSEKLSNTPPVLQDMLDFNDCLASCNLDDLTCIRVDMTWTNKQDSGTRVWSKLDRVLANPGFISSFPNAFGHFQESGISDHSLVLVHVSYEKKVAKRFSFLNSWAGHPDYLQTVKAAWETPLQGSPMYCFFQKLKSVKHALIHFHKQHLSNISQRVQSAKDALVECQHSLVSNPYSDSLIQEERLLIAEYTKLKEHELSILSQRAKIRDIQDPDCSSKYFFAKISERTHQQVIGGIHDHHGKLHMGFSSVSAAFNQYYQDLLGHSSTTIPLDTDFISSGAVINSSDSHSLVREISPAEIRDALFSMDSNSSPGIDGFSAGMSKQANSTVISLIPKKAIPNAVTDYRPISCCTVFYKTVSKILANRLQSILPSIVGAEQAAFIKGRSIFENIMLSQTLVKGYNRAHISPRCMIKVDIRKAFDSLQWSFIANMLSGLGFPQQFIDWVLGCIQTPWGDVPSVAAVNNTLSLFAELSGLHANIEKTNMYFGGVHPDVKEAMLAATGFSDGQFLFRYLGVPLSTSRISVAMFDSLILKIKHSIQHWSSNFLTYAGKVQLINSIIFGMETFWCSCTLLPQEILQRINKLCKDFFWGIMPDGRRMMFKKWKDICLPWDAGGFNIKDLSTWNAALQCRWIYLLAHTTEGSWVSWHQSYILQHQSIWFIQSQDSFSSSLKGILAVRDRLVALAGSITTASSLIKSWYSHGKFHVTAAYSYLREIGNKVGQLQSRGFYVVNRCSLCEIALEDHAHLFFNCSFSKDVWHQLLQWMGMHRAGSCLLTELEHAKIWEYTQLEDGLGWANKYRDFLGLSRDETRAFVDGERVNLLAIAQKFGCAVDPLIPMAFRRRAFGLIMLHLYAFEWHIEVQTCYNKAKFIQIVEHMEQHRSPAWPCERLELVDPPKVPDTYEVRSFISRHRRFATGKKEPFWRQRLSANAGLHVRWALPWLRLTVVTGLSETDRTRHLTLLGLERSTHI